From the genome of Opisthocomus hoazin isolate bOpiHoa1 chromosome 8, bOpiHoa1.hap1, whole genome shotgun sequence, one region includes:
- the CHADL gene encoding LOW QUALITY PROTEIN: chondroadherin-like protein (The sequence of the model RefSeq protein was modified relative to this genomic sequence to represent the inferred CDS: inserted 2 bases in 1 codon; deleted 1 base in 1 codon), whose amino-acid sequence MLFGDGXPPLPSLPRSHCRLSPAPGAPAMSQSWGLLLLAAALALRGSAAARCPMPCVCNNLHAHVLCLNGNLTDIPGTIPQLTKKLDLWGNSFTVIPAGAFLATPYLTHLDLQRCNVERLEEGAFRGLGRLVYLNLASNGIALLYQESLDGLSSLQQLILKGNRIEEIQLGAFGHLGSLTVLDLRANALVYLPDMVFQGLQVLRWLRLSHNALHVLGSEAFTALPALRRLSLDHNELQTLPGEALARLDGATRLDLGHNPITYVPEEALAMASLKHLFLDHAALQDVAPDAFARSPQLRTLDLRENQLQGLPPLTGVGGLARVSLAGNPLLCSCLLRPFHHWLAMARVQAEGACAEPPALRGRPLDSLRPPEMRCGRPQLPPSPTAPSEQPRAAGSGQCPRGCACSPNFRHASCENRDLREIPRGFPGDTRLLDLRRNTFRTVPPGAFPGLVELVSLHLQSCGIGALRPGALRGLQSLVYLYLTDNRLATLAAAAFEGAPRLAYLDLDHNAFTRLPAGAFHLLPALISLHLQHNSIGELAEGDLAGAGGLRWLYLAGNTIGRIAPAALAPAKMLEKLHLEGNLLTEVPTASLRGLPALSELKLSRNPIKRLRDSAFLPVASSLQHLYLDNMGLQQISPSAFAGLGPKIRSLHLESNKMSNVPDMSNFTGLEILNLRDVPFHCDCQLLPLHRWIDKLNLRIGATCGSPAEARGLKVKLSTTFQTCAGWGRGKAGGASPDKTKAASKPSKRSGKSPARGFQKSRGLFFPLQLTAPFAPLEQTRGSNIQQNWQTGVSPLHISKIKNPK is encoded by the exons ATGCTGTTTGGGGATGG CCCCCCTCTGCCATCCCTCCCCAGGTCTCACTGCCGCCTCTCCCCGGCCCCAGGGGCT CCCGCCATGAGccagtcctgggggctccttCTGCTCGCGGCAGCCCTGGCACTGAGGGGTTCAGCTGCTGCCCGCTGTCCCATGCCCTGCGTCTGCAACAACCTCCACGCTCACGTCCTCTGCCTCAACGGGAACCTGACAGACATCCCTGGCACCATCCCGCAG CTCACCAAAAAACTGGACCTTTGGGGCAACAGCTTCACGGTCATCCCGGCGGGAGCGTTCCTCGCCACCCCGTACCTCACGCACTTGGACCTGCAGCGCTGCAACGTGGAGAGGCTGGAGGAAGGGGCGTTCCGGGGGCTGGGGAGGCTGGTTTACCTGAACCTGGCCTCCAACGGCATAGCCCTCCTCTACCAGGAGTCCCTGGACGGGctgtcctccctccagcagctcatCCTGAAGGGGAACCGAATCgaggagatccagctgggtgctttTGGCCATCTGGGTTCCCTCACTGTCCTTGACCTGAGGGCAAATGCTTTGGTCTATCTCCCAGACATGGTCTTCCAGGGTCTCCAGGTCCTCAGGTGGCTCCGGCTGTCCCACAATGCCCTCCATGTGCTGGGCAGTGAGGCCTTCACCGCCCTGCCCGCCCTGCGCAGGCTGAGCCTGGACCACAACGAGCTGCAGACGCTGCCCGGCGaggccctggccaggctggacggagctACCCGGCTGGACCTGGGCCACAATCCCATCACCTACGTGCCCGAGGAGGCCCTGGCCATGGCCTCCCTGAAGCACCTCTTCCTGGACCACGCCGCCCTCCAGGACGTGGCGCCCGACGCCTTTgcccgcagcccccagctgcGCACGCTGGACCTCCGTGAAAACCAGCTGCAGGGGCTGCCACCGCTGACCGGGGTCGGGGGGCTGGCGAGGGTCAGCCTGGCCGGGAaccccctgctctgctcctgcctcctgcGCCCCTTCCACCACTGGCTGGCCATGGCGCGGGTGCAGGCAGAGGGGGCCTGCGCCGAGCCCCCTGCCCTCCGCGGCCGGCCCCTCGACTCCCTGAGACCCCCCGAGATGAGATGTGgccgcccccagctgccccccagccccacggcgccGTCGGAGCAGCCGAGGGCGGCCGGCAGCGGGCAGTGCCCCCGGGGGTGCGCCTGCTCCCCCAATTTCCGTCACGCGTCCTGCGAGAACAGAGACCTGCGGGAGATCCCCCGGGGCTTCCCCGGGGACACCCGCCTCCTCGACCTGCGCCGAAACACCTTCAGGACGGTGCCCCCGGGCGccttccctgggctggtggagctggTGTCCCTGCACCTGCAGAGCTGCGGCATCGGGGCGCTGCGTCCCGGGGCACTGCGGGGGCTGCAGAGCCTCGTCTACCTCTACCTCACCGACAACCGCCTCGCCACCTTGGCGGCTGCCGCCTTCGAGGGGGCCCCGCGCCTGGCCTACCTCGACCTGGACCACAACGCCTTCACGCGCCTGCCCGCCGGCGCCTTccacctcctgcctgccctcATCTCCCTCCACCTGCAGCACAACAGCATCGGGGAGCTGGCGGAGGGCGacctggctggggcaggggggctgcgctGGCTCTACCTCGCTGGGAACACCATCGGGCGCATCGCCCCTGCCGCCCTGGCTCCCGCCAAGATGCTGGAGAAGCTGCACTTGGAGGGAAACCTCCTGACAGAGGTGCCCACGGCCTCTCTGCGGGGCCTGCCCGCTCTGAGCGAGCTGAAGCTGTCCCGAAACCCCATCAAGCGCCTGAGGGACAGCGCTTTCCTGCCGGTGGCCTCCAGCCTGCAGCACCTCTACCTGGACAACATGGgcctacagcag ATTTCCCCCAGTGCCTTCGCCGGTCTCGGTCCCAAGATCAGAAGCCTCCACCTGGAGAGCAACAAAATGAGCAATGTCCCCGACATGAGCAACTTCACAGGGCTGGAGATCCTCAACCTGAGGGACGTGCCCTTCCACTGTGACTGCCAGCTCCTTCCCCTGCACAG GTGGATCGACAAACTCAACCTCCGCATAGGGGCCACCTGTGGGTCCCCTGCAGAGGCCCGGGGGCTGAAGGTGAAGCTTTCCACCACTTTCCAAACCTGCGCTGGCTGGGGCCGAGGCAAGGCCGGGGGAGCCAGTCCTGACAAGACCAAGGCCGCAAGCAAGCCCAGCAAGAGATCGGGAAAATCACCGGCCAGAGGCTTCCAGAAGAGCAGAGG CCTGTTCTTCCCCCTCCAGTTAACGGCTCCATTTGCCCCTTTAGAACAGACAAGAGGAAG CAATATTCAGCAGAACTGGCAAACAGGGGTGAGCCCACTGCacatctcaaaaataaaaaaccccaaatag